The region AATAAACAATTAtaagaaggcttgatgtccattACCAGGATCATTATTTGGAatcttcgagagaattgagccctaacgtattgggttccaattttcttcgttgaatctaagtaATCGAGATTgctctttaaaataaaaacataaataaaaactcataatCGAGGATTCAATACATTGtatcctaatgcattggatatgacgTGTTGTTCTCTTGAGACgaggattttcaaaaataataataataaaataaataaaggcaatgttcaatgtttagTATTAcaagaaatcgtaccctaacgtattgagttgtaattttttatatgacttaaacaattgaataccTTTTAACTTTATTATGCAAGTTTTTAGACAAGCTCACTTTTGAAGAGGTAAAATATTGTACCCTAGCTCATtaggtgtgacattttctctttCTAAAATAAGAGGGTCTTCACGAGTaacttaatttatataaatttttttaaaaatgatcatattttaaatctcttcaaaatttttaattttcaacattaagactTTAACTAATCGATTAGATACCAATTTTTTGACATTACGAGAGTGCTAATCTTttctcgtacgtaatcgacttccaaacctattttttaaaatctcctagaccaaaatcgttgttttaataaaatcaaatcgtttattaaaaacaactatttttcgaggtgatctaatcacacctcatcaaaaaagattagtggcgactcccgttttcgttttcgttttcaaaattcgAGTCAACctctttttgtcaaaaaaataatgTCAACAATTTAGGTGTAAAAAACACTTTTCCACCACAATTTTGATCCCAAAAGCTTTTGTGGTGAAAAAGCACTTTTAGCTtctcaaaagcaatgaagaacataGCCTCAATCTCGAAAGTAAAACAGCCTGAACAAGTAACCAATGTTGGAACTGGATAGGACAAACCAATTGAACTGAAGAGTGGAGTGTTGAATTTTCCATTAGTTAATGTTGAACTAGAAACCAGAAGCTTGACTGGTTTGAGCTCCAACATTGCAAGTAACCAGAAATTACCAAAATCCGAAATGACCCAACCGCCTAATTGATAGTACTTTTGGCTCTTGCGGTGAAAAGGCACTTTTGACTtctcaaaagcaatgaagaacaggGCCTCAATCTCGAAAGTAAAACAACCTGAACAAGTAACCAATGTTGGAACTGGATAGGACAAACCAATTGAACTGAAGAGTGGAGTGTTGAATTTTCCATTAGTTAATGTTGAACTAGAAACCAGAAGCTTGACTAGTTTGAGCTCCAACATTGCAAGTAACCAAAAATTACCAAAACCCGAAATGACCCAACCCGCCTAATTGATAGTACTAATGACAAGAATATCTAAAATCTAGAACATGTGTTTAGCTTAATAAAAACGACTACCATAGAATTATCGAACCACCGGCAGATCGCCACCGTATTATCATAGCTAGAACACGATAATAGAATCAACAATCATTCAACAAAACTCAACCATGTATTCCAGAAAGCCGCAATTATAaccaaaatgttaatgtcattaaCTAAAACTTTCTCAAACAAAATCCGAGAAGAGTTAACACCATATCCACCTACAAAATCCAAAACATTGAAAACTTACATACGAGGGACCCTAAAAAGCCTTGATATTTGCTTTGCTTGCTTAGTCGAAGAGGCTGAAACCCATATCCTGCATTGAAACGAAATCGGATTAGTGAATAACAAGCCAATTAAGAATCAATACAAATCGTAAAAATTCTAAGTACACGAGATTACATCGTCGGATTCTTCCTTCTCCTCGACCTTCTCTTCTTTCTTGGCCTCAGCTGCAGGTGCAGCATCGCCGCCTCCGCCACCAGCTGCAGGAGCGGCAACCGCAACAGCACCACCACCGGAAGGAACGGAAGCTAACTTCTCCCTTCCACTAGCAATTAGCTCAGTAATATCTTTGCCCTTAACTTCGGATAATAACAACTCTATCCTATCATCATCAGCCTCAGCTCCAACtgcaacatttaaaaaaaaatcattcgaGTAATTCACCAAGAAATTAATTCCTAATTTGCCACTTTTCCTACTATTCGATAAAGTTTACGATCCCAAATTATCACAATAAGCAACAAAGTTtgagatttaatccttataattaaaaaaaatatttattttttttatttaaaaatcctaattaaattgatagacaaacatatgtaattttaattaaaatttaccatCAATACAGTCATGTAATGGTACAAAATACAGAAACGAATCATTATGAAGTATAAACTCAATATGCATACCTGATAATAAGCAAATTCTGATGGAAAAATACGAAAAATGGgactagaattttaaaaataaaaaataatagtagagaagatttaatttttacttttaaatacaAAGAACTTAATCTTAAATTTTGCTAGAATTAAGTACAATTAAAAATGtgcttaaactaaaataaaaaagttaaattctgCAAACAGTCCctgtatttttaaatattaaaattttagtgcTCAACAAACTATAACTGTTAAATTATTccatttctaaaatctaatgcTATAAggatattatcatatgtgtaatgacATAGGTCTTGTTATAAAGAAttacaatggtctaattaaaaaaatgaacaaatctACGATTGTACGCAAAATAGAAGACTAACAATCGAATTTAACtaaacaaatttaactattacCGTTTGGGAGAGAGCTAGAATTTCGAATTAGAAAAATACAACAACTAAACTAGATCAAACAGAAGTATAGGGGCTAAATCCAAAATTTTTGAGAAGTACAGAAACTAATAGaagaatttaatcaaataaaaataaagaatagcGTTAGATCAGAGAGATTTCAAATCGaaaaataaagcataaaaatgaaaataaaataacatagcTAAGTTTACCATAAATCATCCAAGAAAAATACCTCAGATCAAAGACGTtccaaatataaaataaactgattaaagaaaaagaatgagaaaatttacctgatccgagAATAACCTTCAAGTCATCGGCGGAAGGGGAAGCGTTTCCTCCGAGTACGGCGAGCAAGTAAGCGGCGACCACCTTCATTTTTACTTTGATATTGAGGGAACGAGAAATGGAGCCGCGGAGGAAAACGAAGAAGCTAGGGTTTGCACTTTGCTGTAAGAAAGGATGAAATAGTGTGTTGCtagggtttttgtttttgtttttttttatttttctattgtgGCCGTCTGATTTAATTTCGGCCGTTGAATTTAAAGGCCCGACTTTACGGTTTGATGGGCTCTCTTTGAGCCCATCTTTGAAGTTTCTACCTGCGTAAATGGGCTCAagcccatattttttatttaaagtctatagaaattgaattataaaatttgaggTACAACACAAAATGTAACGATTCAATAATTAATACGACGGATCAGTATTCATCGACGAGtaaaagaacatatatatattctaatcAATTTGACAAATAATTTTCGGGATCGAAGAAAAAAgttgtttaaattataatttacagATTTATTATGGTGAAAACTTTTTAATGAAAAACTGAATAatagaagagaaggaaaatgaGAGTTTTCGATTAATCTAGATGATGTGAACATAGAATGTCATACAACAAGAACAACAATTTTAACAAActaatgatttaaatgaaaactttcgaataattcaataactattttataactttttaaaattaactaaCCAAAATGTAATCTAATAATTTAGTGGCATCAGATGCAGATTATAGTATAaattttttagttgaatttggtgttagaatcaatttaattaagaaaattcTTATTAAGCACAAATATGGATAAAAATATCACGAAGACCTGTACATTAAAAGTTAAATTGTGTGAtctctttactcaaaaaataaataaattaatctctaAATGATTGATCAAGACTAGattaatcattttgttaaaatttttatcaatttttcttctaaaaatcaatttttatatgttaacatGTAACACATGAAACACGCCATATGTAACTGTCTGATTATTGAACCACactaatttttaaatgaaataaactactttactctttgatttaatacaaaaattaatttactcattttttaataaaaaaccaaaatacaatttaactcttaatacaaaAACCTTTCATAAACACATTCGATATTAATATAACTTTTTATATCAATatcatataattttataaatttcctCTATAATATAAATTCATATCATACTTTGtctgatattattttttatatcttatttaaaattatttcaaataaacCCTAAAATCAAAATACCATTAAAATTTGAAGATGCATGAAATTTGCAGTgcattcaaaaagaaaatccaaaacataaagaaaaaacaATCTTAAATTCTCAACTTATATCATTatcataacaaataaaaataaaaagtgacAAAACATTGCCCAAAAAGAAGTTGGTTTAGATCAGCTGTTCCTCAACCTGcaagcatacatatatatataaatcagcAGAGGAGAACAATGGGagaattaatattattataattatataaattatatcacTGGAGAAAAGCATATAGTTGCTTTAATGTCTTATGGTTTTTTGTCGATGAATCGGAAGTTTGACTGGTTTGAGCAGGTAAAAATATTATGAAGACCCCTGAATTGGGAGTTGGAATCATTTTGCTCCCTCTATTTAAAACATGAGCAAATTAGTTTCTGTACGTTAGAGCAAAGAGAAAAATTaatctttctgttaaaaatttcatccatttctacggTTAAAACTTGATCCATGTACATCAACACACATATCGTTGTCTAGTTATTCCGTCAATCACACTAATTTTTAATTGTACGCattgataaaattattaatagaaatgaccaatttgctctttgatcaaaCATATACGGATTAATTTGCTCATTCTTTGGGTAGTGAGGACAAAATGCAATCGAACTTCTAGggcctctatgatacttttaccagtTTGAGCTCTGGTTCGTTATTAAAATATTGCAAGGAGCCAAAAGTTACCAAAACATGAAATGACCAGACTAAATAAAACCATACCCCAAACCCAAAAAATGAAACTAACCCAACACAAATAATTCACAACGCTATTGACACGAAATATATAAGGCCTAGAATATGTTAGTTTAGCTTAATGAAAAAAAGACTACCAGAGATTTGTTCAGCCACCGGAGGGTCAAAACCGCATTATCTATAGCTAGAACATGATATAAGTATCAACAGTCATTCAGCAAAACTCAAAATGTAATCCAGAAATCCACAATTATAACCGAGATGTTAATGTCATTAACCACACATTCTCAAAGAAAAAAGATCCGAGCCAAGACCAAGTTCAACTACAAAGCCAAAACATCAACAATAAAGGAACTTACGTATGAGGGATCTTTAAGCATTGATATTTGCTTTGCTTGCTTAGTCAAAGAGGCTGAAACCCATATCCTGCATCGAAACGAAATTGCATTAGTGAAGAACAGGCCAATTTAAGAATCAATGCAGGTTTTAACTTCTAAGTAGGAAGTGATTACGTCGTCAGATTCTTCCTTCTCCTCGACCTTCTCCTCTTTCTTGGCCTCAGCGGCAGGTGCGGCAGCA is a window of Gossypium hirsutum isolate 1008001.06 chromosome D08, Gossypium_hirsutum_v2.1, whole genome shotgun sequence DNA encoding:
- the LOC107932513 gene encoding 60S acidic ribosomal protein P2B, giving the protein MKVVAAYLLAVLGGNASPSADDLKVILGSVGAEADDDRIELLLSEVKGKDITELIASGREKLASVPSGGGAVAVAAPAAGGGGGDAAPAAEAKKEEKVEEKEESDDDMGFSLFD